In Desulfosediminicola ganghwensis, a single window of DNA contains:
- the ligA gene encoding NAD-dependent DNA ligase LigA — translation MQPQKRIEELHRLLQEHAHKYYVLDAPTISDSEYDALFQELLALEKAHPELITPDSPSQRVGGVALDKFSQVEHRYPMLSLENAFNDDDLREFEARLRRFLSQGLTLSYVAEPKLDGLAVELVYENGLLVQGSTRGDGKVGEDITAQLKTVRSIPLRLLGSPPPLLEVRGEVFMALAGLERLNSSQIRMGREPFANPRNAAAGSLRQLNPKITASRPLDFYAYGVSLPADTGRNGQYDMLQSLKTYGLPVNEHVRKCETIEAVIEAYHQMLEIRHQLPYEIDGMVVKVDDFGLQERLGNKARAPRWATACKFPAIQATTLLRSVEFQVGRTGAVTPVAILEPVVVGGVTVSRATLHNQDEMERKDLHIGDKVFVQRAGDVIPEIVKAVVEERAEDAQPIRMPENCPVCQHPLEKPAGEAVTRCHNPHCDAQRLRSLIHFTSKAGLDIEGLGKKYVEQLFELKIIEDVPDIFGLHSRRHKLASLDGWGLKSADKVIAAINSRRNPPLSKFLAALGIRFIGEVSATSLENHFQELDKLAAASHDELLEVDGIGEQAASSIVEYFSDEKVQAMLVRLKDAGVSPVAIQPVAGEGGTAPLADMVILFTGSLQTISRSEAKKLVKDNGGTIATGVTKKTTHVVVGEKAGSKLKKAQEMNKTILTEEEFLQMIRQ, via the coding sequence ATGCAGCCACAAAAACGTATTGAGGAGTTGCACCGGTTGTTGCAAGAGCACGCGCACAAATATTACGTGCTCGATGCACCAACCATCTCCGACAGCGAGTATGACGCGCTTTTTCAGGAGTTACTTGCTCTTGAAAAAGCGCACCCGGAGCTGATTACCCCCGACTCTCCAAGCCAACGGGTTGGCGGTGTAGCCCTCGACAAATTTTCCCAGGTCGAACATCGCTATCCGATGCTGAGCCTGGAAAACGCTTTCAACGATGACGACCTGCGGGAGTTTGAGGCACGACTGCGCCGCTTTCTAAGTCAGGGACTCACTCTTTCCTATGTTGCAGAACCTAAACTTGATGGCCTGGCAGTTGAACTGGTCTATGAAAACGGCCTGCTTGTTCAAGGCTCCACCCGTGGAGACGGCAAGGTCGGTGAAGATATAACAGCCCAACTGAAAACAGTACGATCCATCCCGCTGAGACTCCTGGGTAGCCCGCCGCCCCTTCTTGAGGTGCGGGGCGAGGTGTTTATGGCCCTGGCCGGTCTTGAGAGACTGAATAGCAGCCAGATACGAATGGGCAGGGAACCATTTGCGAATCCGAGAAACGCTGCTGCCGGCTCACTCAGGCAGCTTAATCCGAAAATCACAGCCTCACGGCCACTGGATTTCTATGCCTACGGTGTTTCCCTGCCCGCCGATACCGGCCGGAATGGCCAGTATGATATGCTGCAGTCATTGAAGACTTACGGGTTGCCTGTCAATGAGCATGTCCGAAAGTGCGAAACAATAGAAGCAGTCATTGAAGCCTATCACCAGATGCTTGAGATCCGCCATCAACTACCGTATGAGATTGATGGCATGGTGGTCAAGGTAGATGATTTTGGCCTGCAGGAACGGCTGGGCAATAAAGCCCGGGCACCGCGCTGGGCAACTGCCTGCAAGTTTCCGGCAATTCAGGCTACAACTCTCCTGAGAAGCGTCGAGTTTCAGGTTGGCCGAACCGGTGCCGTGACTCCAGTGGCAATTCTTGAGCCGGTGGTCGTAGGCGGCGTTACTGTAAGTCGGGCCACCTTGCACAATCAGGACGAGATGGAGCGCAAGGACCTGCATATTGGCGACAAGGTCTTTGTCCAGCGTGCGGGTGATGTAATCCCCGAGATCGTCAAGGCGGTGGTCGAGGAACGTGCCGAAGATGCCCAGCCGATTCGGATGCCCGAAAACTGCCCCGTATGCCAGCACCCGCTGGAAAAACCTGCAGGCGAAGCTGTCACCCGCTGCCACAATCCGCACTGTGACGCCCAGCGACTGCGCAGCCTGATCCATTTCACCTCCAAGGCCGGGCTGGACATAGAAGGTCTTGGAAAAAAATATGTGGAACAACTGTTCGAGTTGAAGATCATTGAAGATGTTCCTGATATTTTCGGCCTGCATTCCAGACGCCATAAACTTGCCAGCCTCGATGGCTGGGGCCTGAAATCGGCAGATAAGGTCATCGCGGCAATTAACAGCCGCCGCAACCCGCCGCTCAGCAAATTTCTGGCCGCGCTCGGTATCCGTTTCATCGGCGAGGTGAGCGCCACCAGCCTGGAAAACCATTTTCAGGAGCTGGATAAACTTGCTGCCGCCAGCCATGACGAGTTGCTGGAAGTTGATGGAATCGGCGAACAGGCTGCCTCATCCATCGTAGAATATTTCAGCGATGAAAAGGTCCAGGCCATGCTGGTACGCCTGAAGGATGCCGGGGTCAGCCCTGTTGCTATTCAGCCGGTTGCAGGTGAAGGCGGCACAGCACCACTGGCTGACATGGTGATTCTTTTCACCGGCAGCCTGCAGACTATCTCCAGAAGTGAGGCGAAGAAACTGGTCAAAGACAACGGCGGCACCATCGCCACCGGCGTCACCAAGAAAACCACCCATGTGGTGGTGGGTGAAAAGGCTGGCTCCAAGCTGAAGAAAGCTCAAGAGATGAATAAGACTATTCTTACTGAGGAAGAGTTTCTGCAGATGATCCGTCAGTAG
- a CDS encoding MGMT family protein, translated as MANLFTQRVIELISRIPEGKVATYGSIASYAGNRSGARQVARILHSSSEKHDLPWHRVINRVGKIALPEGQGKLQRLLLEEEGVIFKNGRVDLEKYLWQPENPPDTTPEADSIAHSILWPKEEDF; from the coding sequence ATGGCCAATCTCTTCACCCAGCGCGTTATCGAACTCATCAGCAGGATTCCGGAAGGAAAAGTTGCCACATACGGGAGTATCGCCAGCTATGCAGGTAACCGCAGCGGCGCCAGGCAGGTGGCACGCATTCTCCATTCAAGCTCAGAAAAACACGACCTCCCATGGCATCGGGTAATCAACAGGGTAGGTAAAATCGCCCTGCCAGAAGGGCAAGGCAAGCTGCAAAGGCTATTGCTGGAAGAAGAGGGAGTCATCTTCAAAAATGGCCGTGTCGATCTTGAAAAATACCTCTGGCAGCCAGAGAATCCCCCCGACACTACCCCGGAAGCTGATTCAATTGCACATTCCATCCTCTGGCCGAAGGAAGAGGATTTCTAA
- a CDS encoding tautomerase family protein, which translates to MPYVNIRVAGTLTKEQKAEIAEGVTSVISKAANKPPEAILIMIDELEPQNIAKKGILLDPPE; encoded by the coding sequence ATGCCATACGTAAACATCAGAGTTGCCGGCACTCTTACTAAAGAGCAGAAAGCCGAGATCGCCGAAGGCGTGACCAGTGTTATCTCCAAAGCCGCCAACAAGCCACCTGAGGCAATCCTGATCATGATTGATGAGTTGGAACCCCAAAACATTGCCAAAAAAGGCATCCTGCTTGACCCACCCGAGTAA